From the Kitasatospora atroaurantiaca genome, the window GTCCGGGACATTGACGGGCGTCCAGGAAAGCGCTTACCCTCCTGCCTATTCTGCTCGGGGGGTACGTCAAGGAGGACGCCCTATGGACGTAGTTCACCCCGCCCCGGGTCTCGAGAGCACCTCCACCGCGCTGAGCAGACGCCGCCTGCTCCAGCTCGGGGGTGCGGCCGCCGCCCTGGCCGCCGGCTCCCAGCTGCTGCGTCCCTCCCTCGCCTGGGCCGCCGACACGTACGACGCGATGCGGACCACCTGGGTGCAGCTGCTCACCGGGGCGGGCTTCGACCCGGCGGCCGCGCCGTTCGCCGCTGCACTCTCCTCCCTCGGCTCGCAGGCGGACTCGTTCCGGACCACGATGGCCCCGAGCAGCGGCTCGCTCTGGCCGGACCTCCCGATCGGCACCGTCTCGGCGAACGTCACCAGCTGCTTCGCGCGGCTGAGGACCATGGCACTGGCCTACGTTCAGCCGAACACCGGGCTGACCGGCAATGCCTCGCTCTCCTCGGCCGTCTCCACCGGCCTGGACTGGATGTACGCCAACGCGTACACGCCCGCCACGACCACCTACAACAACTGGTGGGACTGGCAGATCGGCGCGCCGCAGCGAATGCTGGACGCCTGCGCGCTGATGTACCCGCAGCTCACCGTGGCGCAGATCGCCAACTACTGTGCGGCGGTCGACCATTTCGTCCCCGCCTCCGTCGTCGCCGCGTACAGCGGCACCAGCACCGGCGCCAACCGCGTCGACCTGTGCCGGGTGCTCGCCCTGCGCGGGGTCGTCGGCAAGAGCTCCTCCCCCATCACCACCGCCCAGCAGGCGCTCTCCCCGGTCTTCCCGTACGTGCTGTCCGGCGACGGCATCTACGCGGACGGGAGCTACCTCCAGCACACGTACGTCCCCTACGCCGGCACCTACGGCGACGTGATGGTCAACGGCCTGAGCAAGATGTTCACCCTGCTCGCCGGAACCACCTGGGCCGTCACCGACCCCAACGTGCAGAACATCTACACCGCGGTGACCAGCGCCTGGGCGCCCTTCGTCCACAACGGCCTCGTCATGGACGGCGTGTGCGGCCGGGCCGTCAGCCGCGGCGTCCTGAACAGCGACCCGTCGCAGATCCAGCAGGACGACCACACCCGCGGCCAAGGCGTCGTCTCCGACATCCTGCGGCTCGCCACCTCCGGGCTCGCCTCCCCCGCACAGTCCGCGGCCTGGAAGTCGATGGTCAAGGGCTGGCTGCAGCGGGACTACTACGAGCCGCTGCTGAGCAGCAAGGGCGTGGACATCCCCGAACTCGCCCGTGCGCAGGCCCTGCTGAACGACTCCACCGTCACGGCATCGGCCGAACCCGTCAACAGCCGGGTGTTCGGGATGGACCGGGCCGTGCACCGCCGCAGCGGCTGGGCCGCCCAACTCAGCATCAGCTCGGCCCGCACCACCTTCTACGAGACCGGCAACGGCGAGAACCTTCGGGGCTGGCACACCAACAGCGGGATGCTCTCCTGGTGGGGCGACACCTACGGCAACGGCCAGTACTCGGACGCCTTCTGGCCCACCGTCGACCCGTACCTGCTCCCCGGGACGACCGTCTCCACCCTCCCCCTCGCCGACGCGGCCGGCGGCGCCTGGGGCGCCTCGCACCCCACCGCGACCTGGGCCGGCGGCACCACCGACGGCACCTACGCCGCCGTCGGCCAGGACGTCCGCGGGCTGCAGTCCACGCTGACCGGCAAGAAGTCCTGGTTCTTTCTGGACGACTCGATCTACTGCCTGGGCGCCGGCATCACCTGCACCGACGGCGTCGGTGTCCAGACCACCGTCGACAACCGCAACCTCGGCCCGAACAACAGCCAGGTGTTCACCGTCGACGGCGCCGTCCAGCCCACCACCCTCGGCTGGAGCCAGACCTTCACCAACGCCGGATACATGGCGATCAACGGCATGGGCGCCTGGGTCTTCCCCGGCGCGACCGTCAAGGCCAAGCGGGTGGCCCGCACCGGCGCGTGGTCCGACATCAACAGCACGTCCTCCACGACCCCGATCACCCGCAACTACATCTCGATGTGGTTCGACCACGGCACCGACCCCGCCGGCGCGAGCTACAGCTACCAGCTGATGCCCGGCGCCACCGCGGCCACCGCCGCCGCCCGCGCGGCCGGTCCGAACGTCACCGTCCTTGCCAACACCTCCGCGGTGCAGGCGATCAGCGTGCCTTCGCTCGGCCTCACCATGGCCAACTTGTTCGCGGCGTGCAGCGCCGGGCCGATCACCGCCGACGGCCCGTGCTCGGTGCTGGTGAAGGAGCAGGGCGGCAGCATGACCGTCGTGGTCTCCGACCCCACCCGGGCCGCCACCACCGTCCGGGTCACCATCGCCCGCACCACCTACAAGTCCGTCACGGCCGCGTCCGGCGTCACCGTGCTCTCCACCTCCGGACAGGTCGTGCTGCTGGCCGAGACGGGCGGCACGCAGGGCGTCGGCCGGACCGTCACCCTCAGCACCTCCGGCACGGCACCGGCGCCCGCGTCCGCCGCGCAGTTGAGCGCCACCGCCAGCACGTACGTCCGGGACGGCTCGTACGGCAACACCAACTTCGGCAACGCCACCACGATGGTGGCGAAGAACTCCAACGTCGCGAACAACGGCTACAACCGCAGGTCGCTGCTCAGGTTCGACGTCGCCGGTCTCAGCGGCCGGGTCTCCCGCGCCGTGCTGTGGGTGTACGGCAACGTGCAGGACTCCGCCGGCACGCAGTCGGCCCTCCAGGCGTTCGCGACCGCCTCGGACAGCTGGACCGAGACCGGTGTCACCTGGAACAGCGCTCCCGCCCTGGCCACCGCACTCGGCACCGGGATGGTCTCCACCAACGACTGGGTCGGCCTCGACGTCACCAGCGCCGTCGCTGCGGCCCAGACCTCGGCGGGCGGCACCGGCACCGCCTCCCTCGCGGTCTTCGAACCCCTGGGCGCGGCCGGCCTGGCGGCCGTCCTCAACACCCGGCTGAACAGCACGAACCCGCCGAGGCTGGAGGTCATCTCCGGCTGACCGTGAGGGTGGACGGCCTCCAGGCCGTCCGCCGTCGAACGGTACCGTCACAAACACTCTGGGCATGGCGCGGATCGAATGATACAAATTGATCTGCCAACCACCGACGGTCGCCTACCCGCGGAGAGTAACGCCATGACCATCACGGCCGAGCAGCGCCGGGCTCGCATCCTGGACGTCGTCCGCGAGCTCGGGACGGTCCGCGTCGTGGATCTCGCCGAGCGCATCGGCCTCGCGGCCGTCACCGTGCGCCGGGACGTGGCGGGCCTCGCCGACGCCGGGCTGCTGCACCGCTCGCACGGCGCGGTGTCGCTCCCGGCCGCCCGGCCCGCCGACGCGCGGGCGACCGGGCAGGAGCGGGTGGTCGGCATGCTCGTGCCCACGGTCGGCTCGTACTTCGACGAGATCATCGACGGTGCCCGCTCGGCCGCCGCCGCGGCCGGTGCCCGCCTGGTGCTCGGCATCTCCGCCTACGAGTCCTCCGACGATCGTGCCCAGGTGGAGCAGCTGCTCGACTCCGGCGTCGACGGCCTGCTGCTCACCCCGAACTGGAAGCCCGGCGGCCGTCCCGAGAACAGCGCCTGGATCGGGGAGCTGCGCGTGCCCGTCGTCCTGGTCGAGCGCCGGGCGGCCGCCGACAGCCGCCACGCCGAACTGAACTCGGTCGGCTCCGACCACCACCACGGCGTGCTGGTGGCCCTGCGGCACCTCGCCTCGCTCGGCCACGGCTCCGTGCTGCTGGCAGCCCGCGACGACACCTGGACCGCGTATCACGTCCGGGCCGGGTACGAGGAGGGCACCCGGCTGCTGGGGCTCGAACCGCAGCCCGTCGTCGACATCCACCAGCCGGGCGGCGACATGGAGGTCGTCGCCGCCCGGATCGCCGAGGCCGTCGCCGGCGGGGTGCGGGCCGCGCTGGTCCACAACGACCAGGACGCCATTCAGCTGGTTTCCCTGCTGCGTGCCCGGGGCCTGCGGGTGCCGGACGACGTGGCCCTGATCTCCTACGACGACGTGTTCGCGGCACTCGCCGCCCCGCCGTTGACGGCCGTCGCGCCGCCGAAGCGGGCACTGGGTGCGGCGGCGATGAGGCTGCTGCTGCGCTGGCTGGACAGCGGGCCGGAGCTGCCGGTCCATCATGTGGCGCTGCTGCCCGAACTGAAGATCCGCACCTCGTGCGGCGGCGTCGGCGGCGACGCGGACCGGTGACCGCGGGCCGCTGACCGCTGACCGCACGAGGTGCGGACGCCGGGCGTCAGCCGCCCAGCCGGGTGAGGTGGGCCGCGCCGGGGCCGAGCAGCGGCGCCAGCGGCGCGGCGTCCGGGTACCAGGGCGCCTCGTACTCCCAGGACACCCAGCAGTCCGGCGGCAGCAGCCGGACGCACTCGCCGATGGGCAGCACGCCCGCGCCGAGCGGCAGCGGAGTGAGGTCGGACCGTCCGACGACGTCCTTGACCTGGACGTAGCCGAGGTGGGGCCGAAGCGCGCCCCAGGTCGCCGACGGGGTCTCGCCGGCCAGCCGGGTGTGGAGCAGGTCCCACAGCGCGCCGACCGCCGGGCGGCCTACGAGGTCGAGCACCCGGGCCACGTCCCGCCCGGCGCGGTGCGAGTCGTGCGTCTCCAGCAGGACGCGTACGCCCAGGGTGTGGGCCGCGTCGGCCACCGCGGCGAGGCGTCGGGCGGCGCGCTGGTCGGCCTCGCCGACCCATCCCTCGCCGCCCTGCGGGAACACCCGCACGAACGCGGCGCCCAGGTCGGCGGCCAGCCGGAGCTGGTCGAGCAGCGCGGAGATCAGCGGGCCGTCCTCACCCGGGGCGGCGACCCCGACGTAGCCGGCCACCGCGAGCGGGGTGAGGCCGGCCGCTTCGAGGGCACGCCGGGCGCGGCGCCGGGCGTCGGTCGGCATCGCCGGGTGCACGGGTTCGCCGGGCGCACAGCGCAGTTCGAGGCCGGCCCAGCCGTGGTCGGTGGCGAGTCGGATCACCTGATCGAGCGGCAGTCCCGGCAGGCCCAGGGTGGAGAAGGCGAGTCGCACCGCGTCAGTCCTTTCGACGGATGGTGGGAGCGTCGGGGTCGAGCAGTGCCTCGTGCTCGCTGCCGTCCGGCCAGACCACGCGGATCAGGGCTCCGTCGGTGCGCACCTGGAGGCCGTCGAAGGAGCGGGTGGCCGACCGCGAGAGTCGGGCGACGGAGACGAACAGCGAGGGGCCGCTGCCGGTGCGGCCGGTCAGCGCGGGCAGCGCGCCGGCAGGGCCGAACGCCGTGCCGGCCAGCAGGCGGCTCGCCTCGGCGGCCGTGTACCCCTCGACGCGTTGGAGGACCGAGGTGAGCCGCGCGCCCTCCGGGTCGGCGGCTGCGCCGGCGCGCGGGCCGTCCGTCCACGTCTCGACCGCGTCGCCGGCCACCGCCCAGCCGCTGTGCCGTACCTCGGTGCCCGGCGCGGCGCCGGTGACCAGGTGCGCGTGGATCTCGTCGGCGCCCGAGGCGAGGACCAGCGAGGTGACGGTGACCCCGGGCAGCTCGGTGCCGCCGATCCGCGGGTGGTGGGCGGAGGCGGCCCAGCCGTCGCCGGCGCCGAGCGGGCGGATCCGGCCGCGCTCGCTGAGTTCGCCGCCGACCACCAGGCCGAAGTGGTTGTCCGGCGGGCCGTCGTGCCGGGGCCCGGTGACGGTGGAGTAGCCGAGCCTGGCGTACAGCGGGTCGTCGGGCAGCACCTCGTCGGCCGGCTGGTCGTCACTGCCGTGGTTGTGCAGCCGGACCAGGCCGTCGGCAGCGGTGGACTGGATCAGCCAGCCGGGCCGGGTCAGCGGGAGGACGGCGTCGCCGCGTTCGACCGGCGCCGCCTCCTCGGGCTCCGTCCACACCGGATGGTCGGGCGGCAGCAGCAGCCCGAGGAAGCCCTTGCTCGCCCAGTACGGCGACGCCGGCCCGGAGTACGACTGGATCACCGGCGGGTGCGGGCCGAACCAGCCGAGCGAGAGCAGGCCGTCCGGCTGGAGGGAGCCGCGGTCGAGGAAGTAGCGAAGCGTGCCGGAGGCCAGGCGTCGGGTGGCGCCCGGCGCCAGCGGGGTGTGCCCGGTCAGCGCGCCCGCCCACAGCGGGGTCGCGGCGGCGAAGCGGTAGGTGAGCGAGCGGCCCTGGTGCATGGGGGCGCCGTCGGCACCGAAGGTGCGGGCGTAGCCGTCGAGGTGGGCGGCGAGGCGGCCCCCGTACGTGTCGAGCAGCTCGCGGTCGCCGGCCAGGTGGGCGTGCAGGACGGGGTAGAGGTGGAAGGCCCAGCCGTTGTAGTGGTCGAATGCGCGGGGGCGGCCGTCGGTGTACCAGCCGTCGCCTAGGTACCACTGCTCGATCTTCGCCAGCCCGCGCTCGACGGCGGCCCGCGCCGGGCCGTCGTGGTCGAGGCCGACCTCGGCCAGGCTGCCTGTCTCGGCGAGGAAGGCTCCGACCGTGAACGGGAAGAGCCACCAGTTGTTGTCGACCGGTGTGTGGTGCAGGGCGTCGGCCAGCCAGGCCCGGGTCCGCTCGCGCACCTGCTCGTCGAGCCGGTCCCACAGCCAGGGCCGGGTGAGGCGGAGCGCGAGGGCGATCGACGCGGCCTCGACCATGGCCTGGTTGCGGTCGCCGATGGCGAGCCAGGAGACGGGGTCCCGTCCGGTCAGGTCGCGCTCGGCGGTCGGGGTCCGGGTGCCCGCGGCCAGTCCTTCGGCGTACCACGGCAGCAGCCCGTGCGGGTCGTCACCGCCTGCGCCGGCGACCCGGAAGGCGGCCAGCAGGAAGGTCCTGGCGAAGCCCTCCAGCCCGTCGGAGCGGGTGCCGGAGATGCTCGGGCGGGGCCCCGGAAGGTTGATGAGCGCGTGTCCCGGCCCGGCGAACTTCTGTACGGCCGCCAGGAGGCCGTCCGCGACGGCCTCCCAGTGGGGCCTGGTCCAGCCCGTGTGCGGGCTGAGACGCCGGTCCTCCGGTGGAAGCTGGATCGAGGGCATGGCTGGATTCCTTGATCGAACGACGGACTGAACATATGAGCATGCAGATCAATCCGTCTGCACTTCTGAGCGAATGATCCGATGATGGCGGCTCAATCCTGTCGCATCAGCCCCTAGTGCCAGGATTGTTACCGGAAAGTGGCCCAGAGATGGCGTATCGGTTGGGATCACTTGATCCCAACCTCTTGACTCTGATCCCATCCGGTCGCAAGATGGCGGCATCGCTCGCTGACCACCCTTGCTGCCTCAGTGATCGGCATCCCGCCGGGCATACCGACCCCCCTCTCAGGAGCCGTGCCATGTCTACTCCTCGCACCTCCGGCCGCAGAGCCGTCCGCCTCACCGCCGCGCTCACCGCCTCCGCGCTCTCCGCATCGCTCCTCGCGGCCTGCGGCAGCAGCGGCAGCTCCGACGCCGCCCCTGCGAGCGACGGCCGGCCCGTCACCATCACCTTCTGGGCCTGGGCCAAGGGCACCAAGGAGGTCGTGGACGCCTTCAACGCCTCGCACAAGGACGTCCAGGTCAAGTTCGAGCAGATCCCCTCCGGTGTCGCCGGCGGTTACGCCAAGATCTCGGACGCCTCCAAGGCCGGTAACGCACCCGACCTCTTCAATGTCGAGTACGCGGCCCTTCCGGACTTCGTCAGCCAGGGCGCCGTCCAGGACATCACCAAGGTGGTCTCCGCGGACCTCAAGGCGAAGTACCTGCCGCAGGCCGTTCAGCTCACCACCCTCGCCAAGTCCACCTGGGCGATCCCCCTCGACGCCGCCCCACAGGCCTTCTTCTACCGCAAGGACCTGTTCGAAAAGGCCGGCATCACCACCCCGCCGAAGACCTGGGACGAGTACCGCGACGACGCCCTGAAGCTCAAGGCGGCCGACCCGAACACCCGGATCGGCACCTTCCTCCCCGACGACCCGAGCACCTTCGCGGCGCTCTCCTGGCAGGCCGGGGCACACTGGTTCACCGGGCTCGACGACACCTGGAACGTCGACATCAACAGCACCCAGACCAAGCGGGTCACCGACTACTGGCAGAAGCTGGTCTCCGACGACCTGGTCCGCCTCCAGCCCTCGTTCAGCCAGCAGTGGACCGCCTCGCTGCAGAAGGGCGAGACCGCCGGCTACCTCGGCGCGGCCTGGGGCGGCGGCGTGCTCAAGTCCACCCTGGCCGGCAGCCCCGACTCGTTCGGGAAGTGGGCTGTCGCCCCGATCCCGACCTGGGACGGCCGGCCGGCCAGCGGAATGCTCGGCGGCTCCACCTTCGCCGTCTCCAAGAACAGCAAGAAGGCCAAGGCCGCCGTCGAGTTCGCCACCTGGGCCACCACCACCCCCGAGGGCATCCAGGCGCGCATCGCCTCCGGCACCTCCTCGATGTTCCCGGCCGACCCCGACCTGATCCCGACCGCCAAGGCCGCCTTCAAGACCGACTTCTACGGCGGCCAGGACATCTACGCCGTCTTCACCGACGCGTCCAAGTCGATCAAGCAGGACTGGCAGTGGGGCCCGGCCATGGGCATCACCAACAACTCGATGAAGGACATCTTCGGCAAGCTCAACCAGGGCGGCACCATCCAGGCCGCGGTCGAGGCCGCCCAGCAGGGAACCGTCGCCGAACTCAAGAACCGCGGACTCAAGGTCGCCCAGTGATGCTGCAGTCCCCTCCAGCGGCTCCGCCGCGGGGCATCACCGTCTCCTCTCGCGCCGCCACCGTCAAGCGGCGCGGGAGGTACGGGGCCCCCGCCGTACTGATCGCCCCGTTCCTCATCCTCTTCACCGCGGCGATGCTCATCCCGATCGGCTACGCCGTCTACCTGAGCCTGTTCACCGAGCGCCACTCCGGTCTCGGCTTCGGGGAGGCCGAGACCATCTTCACCGGACTCGGCAACTACACCCGCGCGCTCGGGGACGCGGCGTTCAGGGGCGGTTTCCTGACGATCGCCCAGTACTGCCTGCTCTACATCCCGGTGATGGTCGGCCTGTCGCTGACCGTGGCCCTGCTACTGGATTCGGCGCTCGCCCGCGCCAAGCGCTTCTTCCAGCTGGCGCTGTTCCTCCCGCACGCCGTACCCGGCATCATCGCGGCCCTGGTCTGGACGTACCTCTACACCCCCGGCATCAGTCCGGTGCTCGACGCACTCGGCTCGGCCGGAGCACAGCTCGACGTCCTCGGCCACCCGCTGCCCGCCGTGGTCAACATGGCGGTCTGGGAGTGGACCGGCTACAACATGATCATCTTCTTCGCGGCGCTGCAGGCCGTCCCGCGCGAGGTCCTGGAAGCCGCCCTGGTGGACGGCGCGGGCGCGCTGCGCACCGCCTTCAGCATCAAGATCCCGCTGATCAGGACCTCGATCACGATGGTCGGCCTGTTCACCCTCATCGGCTCGCTCCAGCTCTTCACCGAGCCGATGATCCTGCGCGGCGCGGCCCCGGGTGTCACCACCACCTGGACGCCCAACATGTACGCCTACACCGCCGCCTTCGAGCGCAACGACTACGGCCTCGCGGCAGCCGCCTCCGTGCTGCTCGCACTCGCCGCGGCCCTGCTCTCGTTCATCGTCACCCGGGCCACCCGCGCCCGGTCCGTGCGCCGGAAGGAGGCCGCACGATGAGTGCACACGCCAAGAAATCGCGGCCCTGGTCCCTGTCCCGGGGCGCCGTCAACGGGGCCCTGGTGCTGGTCACCCTCCACACCCTGCTGCCGCTCGGCTGGCTGCTCACCGCAGCCGCCAAGAACACCCCGGACCTGCTCGGCGGCAACACCCTCTCGCTGAGCAACTTCCACCTCACCGACAATCTGCACGCCCTGGCCACCGCCGACGGCGGCATCTACTTCCGCTGGTACCTCAACTCCCTGCTCTATGCCGGGGGTGGCGCACTGCTCTGCGCGTTCATCTGCGTCTGCGCCGGCTACGCCTTCGAGGTCTACACGTTCCGGGGCCAGGAGAAGCTGTTCGGCCTGGTGCTGGTCGGCGTGCTGATTCCCACCACGGCGCTCGCGCTGCCGATGTACCTGCTCGCCTCCAGGATCGGCATCGTCAACACCTTCTGGGCCGTCTTCATCCCCAGCCTGGTCTTCCCCTTCGGCGTGTACCTCTCCCGGATCTTCGTCTCCGGCTACGTGCCCGCCGAAGTC encodes:
- a CDS encoding ABC transporter substrate-binding protein; its protein translation is MSTPRTSGRRAVRLTAALTASALSASLLAACGSSGSSDAAPASDGRPVTITFWAWAKGTKEVVDAFNASHKDVQVKFEQIPSGVAGGYAKISDASKAGNAPDLFNVEYAALPDFVSQGAVQDITKVVSADLKAKYLPQAVQLTTLAKSTWAIPLDAAPQAFFYRKDLFEKAGITTPPKTWDEYRDDALKLKAADPNTRIGTFLPDDPSTFAALSWQAGAHWFTGLDDTWNVDINSTQTKRVTDYWQKLVSDDLVRLQPSFSQQWTASLQKGETAGYLGAAWGGGVLKSTLAGSPDSFGKWAVAPIPTWDGRPASGMLGGSTFAVSKNSKKAKAAVEFATWATTTPEGIQARIASGTSSMFPADPDLIPTAKAAFKTDFYGGQDIYAVFTDASKSIKQDWQWGPAMGITNNSMKDIFGKLNQGGTIQAAVEAAQQGTVAELKNRGLKVAQ
- a CDS encoding DUF2264 domain-containing protein translates to MPSIQLPPEDRRLSPHTGWTRPHWEAVADGLLAAVQKFAGPGHALINLPGPRPSISGTRSDGLEGFARTFLLAAFRVAGAGGDDPHGLLPWYAEGLAAGTRTPTAERDLTGRDPVSWLAIGDRNQAMVEAASIALALRLTRPWLWDRLDEQVRERTRAWLADALHHTPVDNNWWLFPFTVGAFLAETGSLAEVGLDHDGPARAAVERGLAKIEQWYLGDGWYTDGRPRAFDHYNGWAFHLYPVLHAHLAGDRELLDTYGGRLAAHLDGYARTFGADGAPMHQGRSLTYRFAAATPLWAGALTGHTPLAPGATRRLASGTLRYFLDRGSLQPDGLLSLGWFGPHPPVIQSYSGPASPYWASKGFLGLLLPPDHPVWTEPEEAAPVERGDAVLPLTRPGWLIQSTAADGLVRLHNHGSDDQPADEVLPDDPLYARLGYSTVTGPRHDGPPDNHFGLVVGGELSERGRIRPLGAGDGWAASAHHPRIGGTELPGVTVTSLVLASGADEIHAHLVTGAAPGTEVRHSGWAVAGDAVETWTDGPRAGAAADPEGARLTSVLQRVEGYTAAEASRLLAGTAFGPAGALPALTGRTGSGPSLFVSVARLSRSATRSFDGLQVRTDGALIRVVWPDGSEHEALLDPDAPTIRRKD
- a CDS encoding LacI family DNA-binding transcriptional regulator is translated as MTITAEQRRARILDVVRELGTVRVVDLAERIGLAAVTVRRDVAGLADAGLLHRSHGAVSLPAARPADARATGQERVVGMLVPTVGSYFDEIIDGARSAAAAAGARLVLGISAYESSDDRAQVEQLLDSGVDGLLLTPNWKPGGRPENSAWIGELRVPVVLVERRAAADSRHAELNSVGSDHHHGVLVALRHLASLGHGSVLLAARDDTWTAYHVRAGYEEGTRLLGLEPQPVVDIHQPGGDMEVVAARIAEAVAGGVRAALVHNDQDAIQLVSLLRARGLRVPDDVALISYDDVFAALAAPPLTAVAPPKRALGAAAMRLLLRWLDSGPELPVHHVALLPELKIRTSCGGVGGDADR
- a CDS encoding sugar phosphate isomerase/epimerase family protein, which produces MRLAFSTLGLPGLPLDQVIRLATDHGWAGLELRCAPGEPVHPAMPTDARRRARRALEAAGLTPLAVAGYVGVAAPGEDGPLISALLDQLRLAADLGAAFVRVFPQGGEGWVGEADQRAARRLAAVADAAHTLGVRVLLETHDSHRAGRDVARVLDLVGRPAVGALWDLLHTRLAGETPSATWGALRPHLGYVQVKDVVGRSDLTPLPLGAGVLPIGECVRLLPPDCWVSWEYEAPWYPDAAPLAPLLGPGAAHLTRLGG
- a CDS encoding carbohydrate ABC transporter permease produces the protein MSAHAKKSRPWSLSRGAVNGALVLVTLHTLLPLGWLLTAAAKNTPDLLGGNTLSLSNFHLTDNLHALATADGGIYFRWYLNSLLYAGGGALLCAFICVCAGYAFEVYTFRGQEKLFGLVLVGVLIPTTALALPMYLLASRIGIVNTFWAVFIPSLVFPFGVYLSRIFVSGYVPAEVLEAARMDGAGELRTFWSIGLRMVTPGFVTVFLFQFTAIWNNFFLPLVMLSNSKLFPVSLGLYSWNAQTRSFPEFYPLVVTGSLLAVLPLVVAFVALQRHWKAGLTAGSVK
- a CDS encoding carbohydrate ABC transporter permease → MLQSPPAAPPRGITVSSRAATVKRRGRYGAPAVLIAPFLILFTAAMLIPIGYAVYLSLFTERHSGLGFGEAETIFTGLGNYTRALGDAAFRGGFLTIAQYCLLYIPVMVGLSLTVALLLDSALARAKRFFQLALFLPHAVPGIIAALVWTYLYTPGISPVLDALGSAGAQLDVLGHPLPAVVNMAVWEWTGYNMIIFFAALQAVPREVLEAALVDGAGALRTAFSIKIPLIRTSITMVGLFTLIGSLQLFTEPMILRGAAPGVTTTWTPNMYAYTAAFERNDYGLAAAASVLLALAAALLSFIVTRATRARSVRRKEAAR
- a CDS encoding polysaccharide lyase family 8 super-sandwich domain-containing protein, which codes for MDVVHPAPGLESTSTALSRRRLLQLGGAAAALAAGSQLLRPSLAWAADTYDAMRTTWVQLLTGAGFDPAAAPFAAALSSLGSQADSFRTTMAPSSGSLWPDLPIGTVSANVTSCFARLRTMALAYVQPNTGLTGNASLSSAVSTGLDWMYANAYTPATTTYNNWWDWQIGAPQRMLDACALMYPQLTVAQIANYCAAVDHFVPASVVAAYSGTSTGANRVDLCRVLALRGVVGKSSSPITTAQQALSPVFPYVLSGDGIYADGSYLQHTYVPYAGTYGDVMVNGLSKMFTLLAGTTWAVTDPNVQNIYTAVTSAWAPFVHNGLVMDGVCGRAVSRGVLNSDPSQIQQDDHTRGQGVVSDILRLATSGLASPAQSAAWKSMVKGWLQRDYYEPLLSSKGVDIPELARAQALLNDSTVTASAEPVNSRVFGMDRAVHRRSGWAAQLSISSARTTFYETGNGENLRGWHTNSGMLSWWGDTYGNGQYSDAFWPTVDPYLLPGTTVSTLPLADAAGGAWGASHPTATWAGGTTDGTYAAVGQDVRGLQSTLTGKKSWFFLDDSIYCLGAGITCTDGVGVQTTVDNRNLGPNNSQVFTVDGAVQPTTLGWSQTFTNAGYMAINGMGAWVFPGATVKAKRVARTGAWSDINSTSSTTPITRNYISMWFDHGTDPAGASYSYQLMPGATAATAAARAAGPNVTVLANTSAVQAISVPSLGLTMANLFAACSAGPITADGPCSVLVKEQGGSMTVVVSDPTRAATTVRVTIARTTYKSVTAASGVTVLSTSGQVVLLAETGGTQGVGRTVTLSTSGTAPAPASAAQLSATASTYVRDGSYGNTNFGNATTMVAKNSNVANNGYNRRSLLRFDVAGLSGRVSRAVLWVYGNVQDSAGTQSALQAFATASDSWTETGVTWNSAPALATALGTGMVSTNDWVGLDVTSAVAAAQTSAGGTGTASLAVFEPLGAAGLAAVLNTRLNSTNPPRLEVISG